GGCCCTGTGGGCGACGGTCTACCTTTCCCTCATGGGCAAGGCGGGGCTTCAGCAGGTGGCCAGGCTGTGTTTTGACAAGAGCCAGTACCTGGGCAGGGCCATCGCGGAGCTGCCCGGGTACGAGCTGCCGTACGGATTTGGGTACCTCAAAGAGTTTGTGGTGCGCACGCCCCGTCCGGCCGGAGAACTGCGCAGCCGCGCCGAGGAGGAGGGGGTATTTATCGGCACCACGGCGTGGCAGGGCGAGGAACTGCTGCAGATCGCGGTCACTGAAAAGCGCACCCGCGGTGAACTGGACGGACTCGTGGACCTCCTGCGGCGAGCAGGGTCGTGAGCGTATTTCAGACGCTTCTGGGGCAGCTCGACAACCAGTCGGCCAACCACCTGGTGCTTATCGACCCTGACCGGAAAAACGACGGACGGATTGACGGCCTGGTGGCGAGCGTCAACGAGTCCGGCGCCGATGCCATCCTGGTGGGCGGCAGCCTGATCATGGACGGAGGGTTTCAGGACCGTGTGATGGCCATCAAGACCGCGGCCAAGGTACCGGTGATCCTCTTTCCCGGCTCGGCCACGCAACTTTCCAAACACGCGGATGCCGTGCTGTTCATGTCCCTGCTCAGCGGGCGGAATCCCCAGTATCTGATTGGCGAGCAGGTGCAGGCCGCACCTTTGCTTAAGAACCTTGGCCTGGAGGTGATCCCCACCGGCTATCTGCTTATGGCGGGGGGCGAGCCCACGGCGGTGGAGTTCATGAGCAACAGTCAGCCCCTGCCGGCCAAAAAGCCCGACATTGCCCTGGCCCACGCCCTGGCGGCCCAGTATCTGGGCATGGCGCTGGTCTACCTTGAGGCGGGCAGCGGTGCGGCGACAGCGGTGCCCGATGAGATTATCCGTCGCCTGGCAGCCGAGGTGGAGATTCCTCTGGCGGTGGGGGGCGGCATTCGCACCCCCGAGGAGGCCGCCGCCAAGGTCAAGGCCGGTGCCCGTTTTATTGTCACGGGATCCATATTTGAGTCGGACTCAGGCCCCGACACCATGGCCAACATTGCCACCGCCGTGCATGAGGCCTAGCGGCCGTGTCTGAGGCAGGGAAAGACCCGCGCGCGCTGATCGCGGCCCACCTTCAGGCCGCCGCCACCACCCTGCAGGCTGCCAGCAGGGATTGCCTGGATGACGTGCTGGCCGCGGGGGAGTTGCTGGCTGCAACGCTGAAGGCGCGTCATACCGTTCTGT
The Candidatus Neomarinimicrobiota bacterium DNA segment above includes these coding regions:
- a CDS encoding geranylgeranylglyceryl/heptaprenylglyceryl phosphate synthase, which codes for MSVFQTLLGQLDNQSANHLVLIDPDRKNDGRIDGLVASVNESGADAILVGGSLIMDGGFQDRVMAIKTAAKVPVILFPGSATQLSKHADAVLFMSLLSGRNPQYLIGEQVQAAPLLKNLGLEVIPTGYLLMAGGEPTAVEFMSNSQPLPAKKPDIALAHALAAQYLGMALVYLEAGSGAATAVPDEIIRRLAAEVEIPLAVGGGIRTPEEAAAKVKAGARFIVTGSIFESDSGPDTMANIATAVHEA